The following coding sequences are from one Paenibacillus tundrae window:
- the pstB gene encoding phosphate ABC transporter ATP-binding protein PstB: MKDLIHIDKLNLYYDTHHALKNISMDLPERTVTAFIGPSGCGKSTLLRTLNRMNDMIPGVRVEGQVMLDGSDIYSNEIEVETLRKRVGMVFQQPNPFPKSIYDNVAYGPRLHGVTQKAELDKLVEQSLTHAALWDEVKDVLKKSALSLSGGQQQRLCIARALAVQPDVLLMDEATSALDPISTLKIEELVKELHNKYTIVMVTHNMHQAARVSGRTVFFLNGEVVEAADTETLFSTPQDSRTEDYISGRFG; encoded by the coding sequence ATGAAAGACCTCATTCATATTGATAAACTTAATTTATACTATGATACGCATCATGCGCTTAAAAATATATCGATGGATTTGCCGGAGCGAACGGTTACTGCGTTTATTGGTCCATCGGGTTGTGGTAAATCCACATTGCTCCGTACATTGAATCGGATGAATGACATGATTCCAGGCGTTCGCGTGGAAGGACAAGTTATGCTGGACGGATCGGATATCTACAGCAACGAGATCGAAGTCGAAACGTTGCGCAAGCGGGTGGGGATGGTATTCCAGCAGCCGAATCCTTTTCCAAAATCAATCTACGATAACGTAGCTTACGGCCCACGTCTGCATGGGGTAACGCAGAAAGCTGAGCTGGATAAATTGGTGGAGCAAAGTTTAACACATGCTGCCCTGTGGGACGAAGTGAAGGATGTACTCAAAAAGTCAGCATTAAGCCTATCTGGTGGTCAACAGCAGCGTCTGTGTATTGCACGTGCACTTGCTGTTCAGCCTGACGTATTACTTATGGACGAAGCAACCTCAGCCCTCGATCCAATCTCTACGCTTAAAATTGAGGAGCTTGTTAAAGAATTGCATAATAAATATACGATTGTTATGGTAACCCATAACATGCATCAGGCCGCGCGGGTATCCGGTCGTACGGTATTTTTCCTGAATGGTGAAGTGGTGGAGGCTGCGGATACCGAGACATTATTCTCCACACCGCAGGATTCCCGAACCGAGGATTATATATCCGGAAGGTTCGGTTAA